Part of the Cercospora beticola chromosome 5, complete sequence genome is shown below.
TGAGCTGCTTGTTACGATCTTCATCAAGGAAAGTCTCGATAATAGCTTCGCTGACATCCGAGTGCGCTGTGCCGACAAATACGAGGCCCAGAGACAGCGCCGCACTCGCAGACAACTGCATCTCCAACCCAGTGTCTCTAACGAGAGGAAGGAGGACTTCGAGAACTCCCTCGTTGTTTGAGCCTGCGTATGCCAGGCCCAGACCGAGGATGCGAGCAACCTTGTCGGCGACAGTCTTGCCCTCAAAGTCTCCCAGGAGTGCGAGAGTTGGATCGCCTTCAACCTTCACGCCTGCATTCATGACGCCCATGGCCAATGCCGCACCGGCCTTGATCTTATCCTCAGAGACGTATGTATATGCGTCAATCTTGTCGAGACCGAGCTCAACATCCCACAGGAGAAGTAGACCggcagatgctgcagctgaAAGCATTCCCTCCTCTTTCACCTTCCACACCCAGCTCTGCTTGACACCACCTTCCACCAGCATCAGCTTATCTTCGCCGAAACCAGCGTTAACAAAAGCGTTGACAAATGTTGACGCAAGGTTGTGCCGCGCTGAATCTGTGTTGGTCAAGCCTGCGGTGCGATTCGACTCCAGGTGTGACTTGTAGATGTCCTCCGGTACCTTCGGATCCAATACGTTCAACTCTTTCGCCAAAGATTTGTAATAGGTAGGCAAACGTGTGTTGTTCAAGCACTCTTGCAGCTCCTCATCCCCggcgtcttctccttctagcTCGATCGATATCCGCTGTCGGGCAAGAAGGAAAGCGAGTTGACGCTTTGTGGTCTTGTCGGGCGCAGAGTTGAAATCGGATTTGATGAGCTCAAGATCGTTGAGCTTGATCGCTAATGAGATGGCTTGCGTGTATTGTTTGTACTGCAAGTAGACATCGTGTGCAGTGCGAAGGAAGCGATCGTTGTCAGGATATGTGAGGAGCGGCACCATCGATGCCATGTACAGGCACACGCGGCTGTACGTGTTCTCGTCGAGATGCTCTTTGATATGCTCGATCATTTCGAGCTCGGAGAGAATGTCGACGGCGTCGGCTTCGGCATTGTGCTTGAGGAAGAAGGGCACGAGCGTCAGCGCCAAAGATGTGATGTCCTCGGAatctttctcctcctgctgTCGGACTTCGTACTCTTGCCCGATCTCTAGCGCGAGATGGCGCATGTACTCGTGGCCCCATGAGCCGATGTCTGTGCCAGGCGCGAGCAGTCGGTACTTCAAGGTGTCCCGTCgatcctcgtcatcggaaTATGTCATGCCCAATACGGACAGTGTGTCGGCGAGTGAGTCCTTTTCGGGGCTCTTTGGCCACTTCTCGTATGCTTCGGTGAGCTTCTCGTAATGTGGTCGGAGGAACTTGAGCGGCTTTGGCACGGCTGTCATCGAACTGGTCGATGTCTTGATGCTCGTCTTGATGGCTTCAAGTGCCGCGGAGTACAGCGATGAGTCGGACTCTGTTAGTCGCTCCACGAGCATGTCCAGCTcatccttgagcttctggtcttcttcgctcaACTCCTCTGGCGGCAAATCGAGGTCGTTGTccttcttgccatccttgccaTTTGCCTTGGCGCCATTGACGCCGTTGGCCTGTTTGCCATCTTCAGCCTTTCCCTTGCCCTTGTCGACGGCCTTGGGCTTCTCCGCCTCCTTCGCCATCTCTGACGATCACGAGAGCTCGGGTGTGTTGATAGTGTTGTCGCTGCTCGATGGTGAGACGGACGATCGATCCGGCGGGCTGATACAAGTGGCAATCAAGAGAGCTATCTGCGGGCGCTCTCAGTGAAGATGTGTTGATTGATGGGGAGGTTTAGTGGAAGTCGATGTTGTCAACGCGTCTGGTCGTCGCCTGAGCCCAAGTGCTTAgttacagcagcagcagcttcgatggCGCGGCTTGTTCGGGAAGGTGTGGCGGCTCCCGGACAACGACATCACCGCAATTTTCTGGCCGCTGTCACATGTAAATGCAGTGGCCATCTCGAACTTCACAACACAGAGTGGCACGATGAAGCTCGATACTGGCGCACTACGATATTTGTCCAGCGAAGACTGGCGCGTGCTTGCTGCAGTAGGTGCACTTTCTTCAAGTTTCATATTGCAAGTTCGTACTGAGAAAAAGTGTGTAGTTTGAGCAAGGGAGCAAGAATCATGAAGTCGTTCCCACACCACTGATCCAGTCGATTTCTGGACTCAGAGGCGGTAGTGGTATACACAAGAACATTTCCAATCTCGCCAAAGCCGGTCTCATCGCCAAAGTGAAGAACGCAAGATGTATGGCCCTCCTCACCTGTCCCGCGACCCATGACTGACACCATTCAGATGATGGCTACCGACTCACTTATGGCGGCCTCGATTACCTCGCACTCAACGCGCATCGAAGATCAAATGTCATCTTTTCACTTGGCAATCAGATCGGTGTTGGCAAGGAGTCAGACATCTACATCACAGCATCACCGGAGGGCCGCCAGCAAGTCCTCAAGCTGCATCGACTAGGACGCATCTCGTTTCGAACAGTCAAAGCGAATCGTGACTATCTTCGCAAAACTGGCAACTCAGGCACGGGAGATTGGAAGTATCTCTCTCGCCTGGCGGCACACAAGGAGTATGAATTCATGAGAGTACTTCACCGGGAAGGCTTCCCGGTGCCAGAGCCGCTGGCATGGAGCCGCCACACTGTTGTCATGGAGTTCATCGACTCCTTCCCACTCCGCATGGTGGACGAAGTCGGCGATCCCGGCAAGCTGTACGCCGAGCTTATGGACTTGATCGTACGACTCGCGCAGCGAGGCCTGATTCACGGTGACTTCAACGAGTTCAACATCCTGATCAAGGAGAAGCCCAAAGCGGACGGATCAGTACAGGTAATCCCAATCTTGATTGACTTTCCACAAACAGTCAGCACAAATCACGCAAATGCGCAGTACTACTTCGATCGGGATGTGGCTTGCGTGAAGAGATATTTCGAGCGACGATTCAAGTACACAAGTGATGCGAAGGGACCCTTCCTGAAGGACGCGGTGAAGGACGTCGATCCAGAGAAGAGGCTAGATATTGAGGTGGAAGCTAGTGGGTTCtccaagaagatgatgaaggagagTGAGAGGTTTCTCGATGGCACGCAGGCTGAAGCAGCTGACGAGGCCCAAGATGAAAAtggagatgaggatgaagcgaGCGACAGTGAGGCTGAAGACggcgaagatgcagatgTCGCACACGATGCAGATGAAGAAAATCCTGAGCTGGAGTCAAGGTTGGAGGGACTGGCACTCGAGGACGAGGCTGCTATGCGATCTCGTAATCTGGCAGACTTTGGTCTACAGCCCATAGAGCTCTCTCACGAGCCCGATGTGGTAGCGGAGAAAGTGCgcacgaagaagaaagctACAGGATGGGCGATATGAGCAGGCCGAACGAAATTGGCAGAGGTCGCGGAAAAACGAGCATTACATGCCAACCGTGCTGAGGAGGCTGAGGCGTGGCGCGCTATGGCTTCACTTGGTCTGGTCATTCAATTGACGGTCCTGTGTCATCCAGCTCGACAATTGGCAAGGGTGAAGCATATTGCAGCTTCTAAGGAAGACTATCAGCTCATTGAAGCGAACGTGGTCGCTGCTCGCCCCTCATAGGATGAAGTCGAATCGCTTCAGGCACTGATACCCCCATATTCTCGCGACAATTTCGCCCAATGCAGGCATCAACGCCTCTAAACGCCTTCGTCCCTCTGCAAAATGTCCATGGCAGGCCTTCGAACGTGCTGCTCCAGTCGACGCTGGAGTCAAATGGCTCTTCAAAGATGTAGGCTCGCTGCTGTCTGATGTCCTGGGCAACCGCCGCGAGTCGCTCCTTGAGACAGTCTCGGGAACCTGCACGCGAAGACAATGCGTGAAGCATGATCGAATTACGGCTCTCAGCACCAACAGTGCCGGGTCAGAGTGTTTACGCGTGTCCTCGGTCTTCAGATTGCCCGCTGCAGCGTTTGCACTTGCCTTGTGTGACGCAAGGCTGCCTGCCGCAGGCACCCCTGGAAAACGCGCTAAGTTGCTGCTCCAAACTGTCGCGCGAGAAAAACAACCGCACCGTCAAACACGACAACAGAACAAAGAACCGTCAATATCCACCATCCCTGAGACACAGAATCACGGCGACATGGATAACACGGTCAATGCGGTCAGCACGACGCTGCATcacgtcctcttcttcctctacaGAAACAAGCCGCAAGACGACAGCAGCTCACCCACCGACTCGACCCCATCAAACGCCGGCCACGAAATGTCGAACGGAACCTCTGTCAGCAATGGTCCAGGCTCCACCCCAACTACTCGTGCTTCAACGCCGGCGAGTGGCGCTTCTGATCGAGCCACCTCGAAGGGCAACGCCTCGCCACTGAAAGCAGATGCGCCGGATTTCGTGCCTCGCACTGTTGCCCAACCACTGTTCGAGTTACGAGCCAGTGCAGGCAAAGGTCTCGGCGTCTTCGCATGTCAGTACATCCCTCGCGGCACTCGAATCATCTGCGAGAAGCCTCTCCTTGAGATCGCTCAGGGCAATCTCGACCTCGCCTACCACGAGTACCTTCGCCTCTCGCCCACCAAGAAGGCCGCGTTCGATGCGCTGCACAGCTTTTTGCCGCCTCATCTCGATGCCGAGCACGCAGCCAGAGTCTGCGCGCTCCATCGCCAGATTCGCGAGGCAGACTTGGAGCAGTACCTGTCCGAGCACGTCCGTGTGATCTCCATCTTCGCTTGCAACACCTTCATACTCGCCAATGGCAACCTGGGAGTCTTCGAAGTTTCATCGCGCTTGAATCACTCGTGCGTTCCCAACGTACACCATACCAACAACCCAGTTCTTGGTAAGCAGACCGTACAAGCTGTGCGCGACATCAAGCCTGGTGAAGAACTTCAGGTGAATTACCTGGGCGCAGGAGCTGGGTATGAGATGCAGCATCTCCGTCTACCGAAACTCTACGATCTATACGGATTCCACTGCACTTGCGTTGCTTGCTCTGACCCCACTGGCATGTCTGATCAGAGACGCGAGCTCCTCAACGGTATCTTCTGGGGCTTGAATGAGTACATGCATGGTACGGCTCCTGACGGACGCTTCGTCCCCGCCTCGCCAGCCATGGCCCTGGTCCAGGCTGAGGACGGGATTCGCTTCATGATTGAGGAGCAGCTTCTATGCACTCAACTCATGAAGGCTTACCGCTTCGCTTCGACTACTGCACTCGCGGTTGGCAATTACGAGAGCGCACTCGAGTATGCCTTCAACGAGGGAGAAGTGGAGTACAACGTGTTGGGCGTTGAAGTAGATGACCTTTGGAGCATCAACATGGCCGCCAAGCAGTGGATCGAGAAGGTCTACACGACCGCGAGGGGCGCTGGCCATTGCTTCGAGGCGGCCTTCTTGCAAACTTTGTCGGGGTATGCTCAGAGAGCCGTTCGGTCTCTGGAGCGCAATTTGAGCGGACATCGTGGcctcaacaagaagaagagcaagaagaacttcAAGCATGCACAGAAGAAGAGTGTCCCTCATGCCGGAGAGCAGGGCCCTACCCTCACCGAGAAGGGCACCAACTAtgcacagaagaagagcaacacTCAtgcacagaagaagcagaacggCTCCCCACGCAAGCAGGCTACTCAGGATGAGAATGTCGCGCCAAAAGGAGCTGCCAGCGAGGGCTTCAAGGACTAATCTGCATATGTTTGTGCATTGCTTCTCTGTGTTTGAGGGTGCTTGGGTACGGCGTTTTTGATAACAACGGGTTTGGCGGTACATTGACTTCTGTCTGGCGGACGGGCGCAACGCATGCGTAAGTCGCAATGGGCAACGAAACGCAGGAGTTTGTAAAAGAGATTGCTTTGCAGCGTACAATAAATAATAACAATGCCATGGACACGCAAAAATGGGCAAGTCgaacttcatcttcgtcagtcagtattctcttctccaccaAGTGACGATTTCTTTGTCGGCTGAATCAAAGATCGACTAAAGCCTCGCTAATCTGACGCCAATCGGAGCTTGTGCCTAGTCAATGCGCGTCGCGTCGTCATAGACGCCAAATACTGGACGAGCTTCACAATGGAACATGACCTCAATCTGTCGTTTACATTTGGCCCAATTCACTTTCGCatatcctcttctactcGCTCTGCAGACTCGTCATCAGAAGACATCAATTCCTGCAAACGCTATCCTCAAGATCTCGCTCGCATCCATACTCGAACTTCATCAGTCAATACAGCAGCCACCATAGCTTCCAAGCAGCTCAATCGTCTCTCTCACCATTTACGCAGCCTATCGGGCACTACAGCTTCCACACCTTACACATCACCCACCCGAAACACCAGCAACGGCTGGTTTCGACGAAGCatggccaccaccgccaaccCTAACAGCCCGCCCACGAGCGAAGCACCATGGAAGAAGCTGTTCCACTCACACTTAAGCAAGATGGACTCACCAGAGTTTGTCTTTAGCAGTCTCACACCCTCCACTCGCTCCGAATCCCGCGATGGCAAGACACCAGTCCCTTACGTCCCACGAGCCCGCTTCTGCATCTTCCGTGCTTTCTGGGCCGAGCTCCCAGACAACAAACACAACACCGCAGAGAAGAACGATAGAGTCTATGAATCCGATCTTCCATGCTTCACCACCGATGTTCGAATGCAAAAGCTTTTTGAGATCTTCGCATCGAGTGCGGGGAAGGCGGACGATGAGAGCTTGGTGCAGGGAAGTGGTGGTGGGGGTCCTTGTGAGGCGGTGTGGTGGGTTAAGCTGCCAGATG
Proteins encoded:
- the RPN1 gene encoding proteasome regulatory particle base subunit (BUSCO:EOG09260JED~antiSMASH:Cluster_3); its protein translation is MAKEAEKPKAVDKGKGKAEDGKQANGVNGAKANGKDGKKDNDLDLPPEELSEEDQKLKDELDMLVERLTESDSSLYSAALEAIKTSIKTSTSSMTAVPKPLKFLRPHYEKLTEAYEKWPKSPEKDSLADTLSVLGMTYSDDEDRRDTLKYRLLAPGTDIGSWGHEYMRHLALEIGQEYEVRQQEEKDSEDITSLALTLVPFFLKHNAEADAVDILSELEMIEHIKEHLDENTYSRVCLYMASMVPLLTYPDNDRFLRTAHDVYLQYKQYTQAISLAIKLNDLELIKSDFNSAPDKTTKRQLAFLLARQRISIELEGEDAGDEELQECLNNTRLPTYYKSLAKELNVLDPKVPEDIYKSHLESNRTAGLTNTDSARHNLASTFVNAFVNAGFGEDKLMLVEGGVKQSWVWKVKEEGMLSAAASAGLLLLWDVELGLDKIDAYTYVSEDKIKAGAALAMGVMNAGVKVEGDPTLALLGDFEGKTVADKVARILGLGLAYAGSNNEGVLEVLLPLVRDTGLEMQLSASAALSLGLVFVGTAHSDVSEAIIETFLDEDRNKQLKDKWTRFMTLGLAVLYFGQQEEVDVILETLKAIDHPMSKPASVLIEMCAWAGTGAVLKLQQLLHICNEHIEDKDDKDDEDKEEEKKEGDEKKDIAGEQLVQAYAVLGLALVAMGEDIGQEMVLRQFGHLMHYGEPNIRKAVPLAMGLISVSNPQMKIYDTLSRYSHDNDVDVAVNAIFAMGMVGAGTNNARLAQLLRQLASYYHRDPSALFMVRIAQGLLHMGKGTLSISPFHTDRTVLSRVSAAGLLTVAISLIENPKAFILGEHHYLLYHLAIAMNPRFLITLDEDLKPVQLNVRVGQAVDVVGQAGRPKTITGWQTQSTPVLLGHGERAELEDEEWISVANTLEGVCIVKKNPDWEAP
- a CDS encoding uncharacterized protein (BUSCO:EOG09262KVB~antiSMASH:Cluster_3) — its product is MKLDTGALRYLSSEDWRVLAAFEQGSKNHEVVPTPLIQSISGLRGGSGIHKNISNLAKAGLIAKVKNARYDGYRLTYGGLDYLALNAHRRSNVIFSLGNQIGVGKESDIYITASPEGRQQVLKLHRLGRISFRTVKANRDYLRKTGNSGTGDWKYLSRLAAHKEYEFMRVLHREGFPVPEPLAWSRHTVVMEFIDSFPLRMVDEVGDPGKLYAELMDLIVRLAQRGLIHGDFNEFNILIKEKPKADGSVQVIPILIDFPQTVSTNHANAQYYFDRDVACVKRYFERRFKYTSDAKGPFLKDAVKDVDPEKRLDIEVEASGFSKKMMKESERFLDGTQAEAADEAQDENGDEDEASDSEAEDGEDADVAHDADEENPELESRLEGLALEDEAAMRSRNLADFGLQPIELSHEPDVVAEKVRTKKKATGWAI
- a CDS encoding uncharacterized protein (antiSMASH:Cluster_3), translated to MDNTVNAVSTTLHHVLFFLYRNKPQDDSSSPTDSTPSNAGHEMSNGTSVSNGPGSTPTTRASTPASGASDRATSKGNASPLKADAPDFVPRTVAQPLFELRASAGKGLGVFACQYIPRGTRIICEKPLLEIAQGNLDLAYHEYLRLSPTKKAAFDALHSFLPPHLDAEHAARVCALHRQIREADLEQYLSEHVRVISIFACNTFILANGNLGVFEVSSRLNHSCVPNVHHTNNPVLGKQTVQAVRDIKPGEELQVNYLGAGAGYEMQHLRLPKLYDLYGFHCTCVACSDPTGMSDQRRELLNGIFWGLNEYMHGTAPDGRFVPASPAMALVQAEDGIRFMIEEQLLCTQLMKAYRFASTTALAVGNYESALEYAFNEGEVEYNVLGVEVDDLWSINMAAKQWIEKVYTTARGAGHCFEAAFLQTLSGYAQRAVRSLERNLSGHRGLNKKKSKKNFKHAQKKSVPHAGEQGPTLTEKGTNYAQKKSNTHAQKKQNGSPRKQATQDENVAPKGAASEGFKD